The nucleotide window TTCAAGGCTTCGATCAAGTTAAAGGTCTGGATTATGATGAGGTGCACGCACCGGAGGCACGTCTGGAGGCCATTCGTATATTCGTATGATGATAAAGAAGTTCGAAATGCGCTCGTTGGGAAAAGTGAAAATATTTCTGGGCTTGCAAGTTCGTCAAAACAGGGATATGAAGTGTACAACAGCTGGATGTCATCCTTGGGGGACAGTCTCATctcatggcagtgcaagaagcaaccGCTCACTTTTGCAGCAGAAGAAAAGTGCGTTGCAGCATCTGCTGCCTGCGGCTCCCAGGTTCTTTGGATACAACACCAGCTCAAGGATTTCGGTTTGACTTATCTAAACTCTACTCCTTATTTTGATAATGATGCCGTTATCCAGATTATCAAAAACCCTGTCCTTTACTctaaaaccaagcacattgatatcaatGCGCACTTTATTCGAGATTGCTTTGACAGAGGATTGTTTAAACTTAAACTGATCCACACTGCTTCTAATTCAGCGGATCTTTTTACAAAACCTGTCAGCATCTCGTGATTCAATGTGCTTGTAGATCTTTTGAAAATGATGCGTTTTCACTGACAGagcgacaaaaaaaaaaaaaaaccaaggtTTCTATACtaatgtaaataaataagtaaatttgcgcataaagtgtgatgcacaaatttagggggggggggagggacatatatgtacatatgcatagtttgagggggagaaaagcaaaaaaaaaaaaaaaaaaaaaaaaaaacatatatgtaCATACGCATCGTTTGAGGGGGAGAAATACTTGCTTGGGAAATGAAATGAGCTTTCGTGTTAAAACGTAAGGTTTCAATGTTAAACAGGATAGGCTCCAATGTGATGTGTTGATAGGTCTGCCGCTCGAAAAGCAAAAGAAGCAAACGTGATACAAACATAATGGACTGGACATCTCGTGGGTAACAGACCAACGGTGTATGATTTCATGGTCTTAAAtcctgcgttgatagatagccaacatctgaagTTTCGGGTCTTTATGCTGATGATTCATCCAGGATATCAGGGCTGTtcctctgctgtacgaaagtactgacttggacacagtcaggatatcttgctAAAAGAGCCCTTGTCAGATCTtccttggtctctctgctgtacggaagtactgacctgttcaccaggaaGTTTGGCAttgtaaaatatataaaaatataaaaaaatagaataaaagggCTCTCGTCAGATCTtccttggtctctctgctgtacggaagtactgacctgttcaccaggaagtctggcgttaaaaaaaataaaaaatataataaaaggatgatctcagtatactcacctgctacgatgaactgttgtgcttaccttgatcgcgggggtatgccttggaatgggacacacagaTGTCACAGTATAAAACTACCTAAaagcgtatcacaaagcaaaaagttgaagtttgagcggtggatttaagaggacaaacatatcaACAATTGCGTGGACCAGCCTAAGTAAACGAAGAGCTGAAAAGTGTCCCTTAATCAGTTCGAGAACGATTTTGATCCCATGGCAGGTTCTCCCTATATTACTCCTCCATTAGTTTTCTATTattaatttcttttgttttgattatttctATGCTCAAAAAGGGGTTGCTCGGTTGGTTGGATCGTTGATTTTGAGAAAGATGTTTTCTGTCTTGAAAATGCAAAACATTAAAGTAATAATCTGGCCCACTGTTTCGGATTGGGGCCCACTGTTTCAGATAAAATGAATCAGATCCGGCCCATTGCTCTCGAATGTAATTCAGACAACTGTTCTGAATTGCTCGTTGATCTCAGGCCCAAATCTGAAACTCTACAAATTGTCAACCATTTCTCTTTTGAGTTACCTTTCGGGCTAATCTCTTTTCTTAAGCATTTCGGATCCTCTCATTGTATTCCCAGACCACTTATTCGAATTACAAGGTTTGCAGATTCCTATACTTTTCAAACCAAAGCCTTTGAATGCATAGCTGCCGAAGAACATGATGTGCAACAGACACTTGCTGATGAGAAAGCTGAGATAGAAACAGAAGTTCTGGATTCAGACGAAGAAGAATCTGACGCCGACAGTGATGTAAAAGTGATTGTGTCTAAGAATGTTGAGGAACCCGTTCAAGAATCAATGTAAATGACGACTGAAGATGTTCAAGCCCTGATTGAATCATTAAAGGATAGTATCGGAAACCCTCCTTTCGTATCTATTCCTGAGATTGAAGACGcgacagatgatgctgaagaagcATCCAACAAGAAACGAAGAACCGAAACAGCTCCTGATTTTCATTCTACTGGCCCAAGCTCAGAACCAGAGCCTACTATGCCTACTGATCCACAAGTCACTGCTGCTACTCGAGAAACAAGCACACAAGATCTCAATTTTGATTCTAATTTCGATTTGGATCTGCCTGAAACAACTCATTTGCAACCAGAAAGCTCAAGCGGCATTAGGTTCAATGTAGAAAGTTCCAGTGGTGCCGATTTCTCTGAGCATGATGAAGCAGCCATGCGCTTTGTAGCCCAAAAAATGAAAGTTATTGAAGAAAGCGATAGTGATGATACAGCTGTTGATGTAGCGAAGCTGCAAAGAAAAGTGATTGTGTTAGAACAAGTTGCTGCCCTGAAAGAAGCTCAGATCTCATCCTTGCAAGctcaaaaatcaagcaaagattAGACGATCGAGCAACTACAAAGCGATGCGGGTATGCTGACATCTGTTGAAAGTTAAGCTGGAAAAGAAGTTCAAGATCGTAATCAAGAATCATGTGTTTATTGATCCAGCTCTGTTGCCTTGTGGTCCTCCTGACGGATTCAACAACTAATCcagtaaacctagggggagattgttaggccctataggtttatggattagtagATTAATTGCTTAATGGATCAAGTTCTAGAAGTGGGGGTATTAGAGTGGGCTTTGGGGGAATTATGGGCCTAGGTTTTGGGGGAAACCCCTTACTATAAATAGAAGTTAGAAATTAGGAGCATGGTTGGTTGGTTGTTttgttttagaaacttgtattagacAAGAATCCTTGTATGCAAGTTTAAGCATTCAATTCAACAAATCTTtatcttcaaatcttcatattgttcttgatttcttgaagatcatcaagtttggattccgcccatccttgttgatcgtttgatatcgttgtttgatccgattttcgggacttacaatactatctatactatatataatatacatatcccaaggacttcttaaggtcattgaaatttccttaaaacacccctaaagcatgatgtacaagtccTTTAAGCATAAGAAAACATCACTTTCCAGTTATACCCACCTACTAAAAAAAGACGGAATACCATTAGGGTTTCACCTTCATTCatttcaaaacatttcaaaatcgCCGCTTCctgctcctctctctctctctctctctggcgaTTCCAGATCTGGATCTACGGTTTGTCTCCATGGCGAGTATCTGCATATTTCGTCTCCGATCAAACCTAAAATTCCAAATCCAACTACGAAACCCTAAATCTTCACTACAATCTCACTACTAATGGCGAGATACGATAGAGTTATCACGCTGTTTCATTTTTGAAGTTTCATTTTTTGCTCCTTATTTTGAGTTACAAGTGTTAACGAACTTGATAACTTGTGCAGATCTATGCTGAACAGGTTGGAAATTTTATCACTGTAAGCTTATTAGGTTTTTACATTCACTCATATGTTGAACAGATTTGAACCGCTATTaacttttgtattttttttctacTTTTGTTAAATGTTAATTGTAGGCAGAGTATGTGGATCTTGAAATCCTATGGGATAGAGCTAATGATGCCATTAACACCATAATTCTGGTGTTTTCTTGTAGCCTTGTATTAAGGTACCTTCATAGTTCATTTTTTTCttgctttttattttattttttgttttagtTTATGAAAACTGTAATAAATTGATTAGATTCAAATGGGTATTTTCAAGTTGGGTCAGTTTGTTGTTTCCAAGAAACAGAATCTTGGATGCAGTTCattattttccatttttaaatATCTTATAATTTATGATTATGATTTTGTTATCTGAAGTTCATAAGACTTTCATAGATTCAAATGGGTATTTTTTAATTTGAAGAAACAGAATATCAATTTAGTTCAATTGGTCACTTGGTTTAAACAGAATCTTGGATGAAGTTTTGACCTTCACAGCTGGAGCTCGAAGTTAAACGAGCCCAAGAGTGAGCCAACAATGGCTCGACTCGGTTACAAAATGAGCCGGCTCGGCTGAGGTCGTTTAAATCGAGTTTTTTAGCTAGCTTTTTCGACTGAGCTATGAGCCACGAGCTTTTTAAACAACCACTTATTTCTCAATTTGGCTCATTTTGTGACTTGGATTTCCAAGAAAAATTGAATCTTGGATGAAGGTTTGATCTTCAAAACTCATCAGAATCcttactttttttcttttttttagtttattcATTTGTTTATCTACTTATGATTATGATTTCATCATCTAAAACTCATAAAATTGTCATAGATTCAAATGCGTATTTCTCAAACTGGCTGAATTTATCAGTCGGGAAGTACAACTAAATTCAAGATTCACCTATGCTCACACGCTTTGTGGTCAAGAGTATGAATTTCATCACAATTCTTTATACTTGAGTATAAAATTTCCTACTTGGTAATCTACGTATggattttatgttttattacaGATATTTGGCATTGGAGGATTTTGAAAATGGTGGAACATTATCAGTTGTCCcgtgatatattgtatagtacttaagttTGTTTTCTTGTTCGTGATATGTTGGCACTCAGTCAAAATGGGCCAGTCGGGTTAGGATGGATGCGCACAAAGCATGTTGAAGACCCATGCAAACATCCACGTTCACATGTTAGATTAGAGGTGCTAATATGGGTTTAATTGTTTTTATGTAAGTAGATTGTTGAAACTGCCAAGAAGCATAAGATTGTTGTTATAGCAGATAAGTTTATGGCCATTTAGCATTTGGAGCAAACCCATTTGTGCCAATGGGTGTTTCTGGGTCCATGGTGCCTGTTCTTATACTCGGGTCTTTTCAAAAAGATGGATAGTGCCAGGTTGGCGGCTCGGGTGGTTTGTCATGACTGACCCTAATGCcattttaaaaaatgaaaaggtACGTGAACCTGGAAGTTAACTTTTACCATACAAATGCTTGTTTTAGAAAACATATACCGAAAGCTTGAGTTACAACTGTTCAAATAATTAAAGAGTAAAGTACACTGTACACGGATAGTCCCTCTTCCAAAATTTTGGCTGGACCACTACACTACGCCAGATCGGTCTCGACAAGAAATATTGTGCACAGCAACGCCACAACCTACCGAACAATGGCCTTTTGTGAAAAACTGACTGTTGAAGTATTATACTATTATTGAACTTTTGTTAGTTTTCTGGTTATTCACTTTGCTGATTATCGCCTTTTAAAAAAAACAGGACGCTCTTGACGTATTTCAGCAACTTCCTCTTAAGCATTATAACACAGCCTGGGTGCTCTCTCAGGTATACATTTGTTTTCAACTTCTTGTTTAGCGAAGACCTGGTTTTCATTTTCTTGAACTGGCAATATGGTAATTTTGAGTGCAGGTTGGAAAAGCTCATTTTGAACTGGTTGATTATATAGAAGCCGAGCGTGCCTTTAGCAATGCTCGTTTGGCTTCTCCTTATAGCTTAGAAGGAATGGATGTCTATTCTACTGTTTTATATGTACGTTTTATAAGTTAAACATTGCATTTCTTATTCAATCAACGATTGAGACTACTGTTCATGTCGAGTTAGTTTTTTATAatcttttgtcttatatgttgTAGCACCTAAAGGAGCATACGAGGCTGAGTAATTTGGCACAGGAGCTAATATCAACAGACCGCTTAGCCCTGCAGTCATGGTAAGTACTTTTAAGTTTTTTAAATCTCTAAAAATAGGAAGGACCGAAGGATGCTCTGTATATGTATTTTTTGCtgcaatttatttatttttttaaacacaaATGTGACAGGTGTGCAATGGGAAACTGCTATAGCATACAGAAAGACCATGAAACTGCGCTAAAAAACTTCCAATGTATCAAAAAGCAAATATTCTTGCGAGTATGGAGGATTATGATGGTGCTTTGGTTGTTCTAGAAGAACATAATGTTAGGATCGGAGCACACACACGAACACGAGTCACACGCACGCTCAGCTCACAATTAAGAACACAAAGATTTACAGTGGTTCGGTCCGGCTCTGACCTACGTCCACTCTTGGTAACTAAGaggtttttatttatttgtgataCAATAAACAGATACAAGATGAATCTCTTATATAGAGATTAAATTGGAATTTGTCAAACAAGGAAATTAATGCAGAAGAAGAAATGGATCAAGCACAGTTGTCTTCCGCCACTTCTTTTGACAGGCCacaaaacatgttgcaggtttccCACATGTTTTCTGTCACTACTTTTGACAAACCACAAGAGTGGCTTCACactcaacaatctcccacttgaagCCACGGAACAATCTTCACCTGTGCTTCAACTGTGCATCTGTATTTCTTTAAGAAACTTTAACTCATTCCTAGTTACCCGGCCTTCTCTGAATTATCCTGAAGGCCAGTTGAAGCTATGCAAAGCTTCAACTTCTCTAAGGTGACAACCTTAGTCAAAATATCAGCTGGATTCTCAGTTCCTTTGATCTTCTTTAACTTCAAAGTGCCATCACTGACTTGATCTCTGATAAAGTGATATCTCAACTGTATATGTTTCGTCTTCGAATGGAAGACAGGGTTCTTTGCAAGGTGTATTGCACTTTGATTGTCACAGAACAGTGCACAATCAACTTGTTCCTTTCCAAGCTCTTTGAGAAAATTCTTAAACCAAATAAGCTCTTTGCTTGCTTCAGCAACTGCCATATACTCCGCTTCTGTGGTTGATAGGGCAACACTTTTCTGAAGTTTGGACATCCAACTTACAGCAGTGCCTCCCACTGTGAAGACATACCCTGTGGTGCTTTTGAATGACTCTTTACACCCACCAAGGTCAGCATCTGCAAAACCTTTCAGAATAACCTCTTTCCCTTTAAACTGCAATGCCACTTTTGAAGTTCCCTTTAAATATCTTAGCAGCCATTTAACTGCTTCCCAATGTTCTCTCCCCGGATTGGACATAAACCGACTAACAACTCCCACTGCATGAGCAATGTCTGGTCTCGTGCATACCATTGCATACATGAGGCTACCAACTGCAGATGCATATGGAACTTTAGCCATTTCTGCTTTGTCTTCATCTGATTTGGGTGACTGAACTTTAGAAAGCTTAAAGTGATTTCCCAAAGGTGTGCTTCTGATCTTGGCATCTTTAATTTTGAATTTCTCTAACACTTTCTCAATGTATTTCTCTTGAGATAGTGTCAAAGAACCATCTTTGTTTCTGAAAGTACTCATCCCGAGTATTTGGTTTGCAGCTCCTAAGTCTTTCATTTCGAATtcttcagacatttgcctcttcaacttcttgatctctgaCATGTCTGAACCGGCAATCAACATATCATCTACATAGAGTAGTAGAATGATGTAAGAACCCTTAAACTTCTTGATGTAACAACAATGGTCATTGTCACATCTCTTGTAACCAATTCTTCCCTTGAAGTTATCAAACTTCAAGTACCATTGTCTGGGCACTTGTTTCAGACCATACAAACTCTTCTTCAGTTTACACACCAAGTTTTCTTTGCCTTTAACCTGAAAACCTTCTGGTTGTGTCATGTAAATGTCTTCATCTAGGTCACCATGTAGAAAAGCTGTCTTGACATCTAGTTGCTCTAGATGCAAGCCTTCTGCTGCTACAATACTGAgaacaagtctgatggtagtCATCTTCACCACTGGAGAGAATATTTCATTGAAATCCATTCCCTCTTTCTGTTGGAATCCCTTGACTACTAATCTTGCTTTGTACCGCTTGGCACCGTCATGTTCATCCTTGACCCTGAAAACCCATTTGTTCTGAAGAGCCTTCTTCCCAGATGGAAGCTTTATCAAGTGCCAGGTCTTGTTCTTCTCAAGCGACTTCATTTCATCTTTCATTGCAAGCTCCCACTGCAATGAATCTTTCAACCCCATAGCTTCAGAGTAACACTGGGGTTCACCATTTTCTGTCAAAAGTATGTAGTTGACTGATGGTGAGTACCTGTTTGGCGGTCTAGTGGCTCTAGACGACCTTCTTGGTTGAACTTGAGGTGTTTCTGGGGAGTTTGGAGTTGAAGGAGTAGCTTCTTCTTCCTTCGAATCATTACTAGAATCGTCCCCTAAGCTCCCACTGTCGCTTGACTCATCCTCATTTTCTGGAATGTCGACTGAAGCTTCTTTTCTTTTTTCACCACTTTCAAATTCAACATATTCTTTCTGAACTTCTAGTCCTTTGGTGTTTCTGTCTTTGTACAATTCGTTTTCATTGAAGACGACATTCTTGCTTCTGATTACTTTTCTGCCTTCATTATCCCAAAGCCTGTAACCCATTTCTTCTGACCCATAACCAATGAATGTGCACTTCTTGGACTTTGACTCTAGCTTATCCCAGTCACCAACTTCTAACAAATTGTAAGCACTACAACCAAAGACTCTTAAGTGTTCGAGACTTACCTCATTTCCTTGCCACATTTCTTCTGGCAATTTGAAACCCAAGGGAACAGATGGTGAACGGTTAATCAAGTAGGCTGAAGTGTTAACTGCATCAGCCCAGAATGTCTTGGGCATTCTGGCATTCAACCTCATGCTTCTAGCCCTCTCATTTAGAGTTCTATTCATTCTCTCAGctacaccattctgctgaggagTTCCAGGAACTGTCCTGATCATCTTTATCCCTTCCTTTGCACAATAGTCAGTGAACTGCTTGCTTATGTATTCACCACCATTGTCCGACTTTAAGCACTTTACCTTCAAATTAGTTTCATTTTCAACAGCAGATTTCCATATCTTAAAAGCATCAAATACACCAGAtttatgtttaagaaaatataCCCATACCTTGCGTGTTGAATCATCGATGAAGGTAACATAGTATCTCGAGCCTCCTAGAGATGTAACTGAAGTTGGTCCATATACATCTGAGTGAACAAGCTCCAACTTCTGAGCTTTCGGTGTCCTCCCTGTCTTTACAAAAGTAACCCTCTTTTGTTTTCCAAGAACACAAGGTTCACAAAATTCAGTTTCCACTTTCTTTAAGTCTGGAAACTTTCCTTTCTGAGCCAACATCTTCAATCCCTTCTCGCTCATGTGTCCGAGTCGGTTGTGCCATAAATTTGATGGACTCGGACCTGGCGTCATTGCATGAACACATTCAGCAGAAACTTCTGCCATGTATAGAGTGCCTTTCTTCTTTCCTTTGGCAATCAATAAATTGCCTTTGATCACTTTCCATTGTCCACCCCCAAAGTGAACATTAAACCCTTCATCATCCAATTTACCAACTGAAATCAACTTTCTTCTCAAGTTAGGAATAACCCTGACATTTTTCAATGTCCATATAGTTCCTAATGAGGTCTTCAAGTCTACATCTCCAATACCTGTAATATCAAGCATTTGATCATCTACTAAACGAACTTTACCAAAGTTACCTGTTCGTAGATTCTTGACCATATCTGGGCATGAGATAGCATGGAAAGAAGCACCCGAATCCATAATCCAAGATTCAACTGAATCTTCAACAGAACAGATGAGAGCATCACCTAATTCTTCCGAGCATACACTGTTTACTTCTTTCTTTGTAGCTGGTTTTGTACATTGGCTTCTAAAGTGACCTTTTTCTTTGCAGTTCCAACATTCAATGTCTTTTCTGTTCTTTGACTGTCCCCTTCTTCTAGACTTTGACCTTCCTCGATTATGCCCTCTGTCATTCCTTCTTCCTCTATTTTCTGTGTGCAACA belongs to Helianthus annuus cultivar XRQ/B chromosome 5, HanXRQr2.0-SUNRISE, whole genome shotgun sequence and includes:
- the LOC110940303 gene encoding uncharacterized protein LOC110940303 isoform X2; the protein is MLALSQNGPVGLGWMRTKHVEDPCKHPRSHVRLEISLWPFSIWSKPICANGCFWVHGACSYTRVFSKRWIVPGWRLGWFVMTDPNAILKNEKDALDVFQQLPLKHYNTAWVLSQVGKAHFELVDYIEAERAFSNARLASPYSLEGMDVYSTVLYHLKEHTRLSNLAQELISTDRLALQSW
- the LOC110940303 gene encoding uncharacterized protein LOC110940303 isoform X1, with product MLALSQNGPVGLGWMRTKHVEDPCKHPRSHVRLEQISLWPFSIWSKPICANGCFWVHGACSYTRVFSKRWIVPGWRLGWFVMTDPNAILKNEKDALDVFQQLPLKHYNTAWVLSQVGKAHFELVDYIEAERAFSNARLASPYSLEGMDVYSTVLYHLKEHTRLSNLAQELISTDRLALQSW